TGGCAAAACTCCTCATTCTCAGTTGCCCAGGCGACTGCCGAAGCTGCTGATTATATAGCACCCGAAATAGATCGGCAACTAAAATTCCTTCCACTTGAAGTTCTTTTCCTGCGTGGCATGGCGGCGCGGGCCAGAAAGGATACGGAAGGCCAATTAAAGTATTTTCGAATAGTTTGGGAAAAGGGTCGACCAGGCAAGATATTTGGAATCGCAGCACATTTCTTCGGATTATTAGTTAAAGACAAGGGCATTGCTGAGCGTGCACTGCGTGACAGCATAAAATTTACAGGGCCGGAGCATCAGGCTCAAGTCTACCATTCGCTGGGCAATCTTTTGTCGAAAGATAGGAAGCGCTGGGAAGAGGCAGAGTTGGCGTATGGTACGAGCATAGAATTGGATAGGTTTCCTGAGAGTCAAGCGGAGACTTATCATTCGCTGGGCAATCTGTTGTCGAAAAATAGGAAGCGCTGGGAAGAGGCAGAGAAGGCGTATGTTATGAGTTTAGAATTGTCTACACGACCGGAGGATCAGGCTCAAGTCTACCATTCGCTGGGCAATCTGTTATCCAAAGATAAGGAGCGCTGGGAAGAGGCAGAGTTGGCGTATGATACAAGTTTAGAATTGCGCACAGAAGGGAAATACAAAGGACAGGTCTTGGCGTCTTGGGCAAATCTTTTATCAAAGTTTAATGATTCCAAGGCAGAGGATTTGGCTGTAAAAAAGGCTTTGGATAGTCTTCGGCTTGATCCCGGCAATCCATGGACAAATGGGGTTTGCTATCGGATTTTGGCTGAGATTTATGAAAAAAGGCACGAGATAAATAATGCAATAGACTATTATGAATTGCTGTTGAAGACAGATATAAAGTTGCGGAAGTGGGCCTTCGTCGAGAGGATAGAATTTAAGATAGCTCAATTGCGAAAACTTCTGTAAATATCCGATTCTCCCGTGACGAATGCATGACTGCAATGTGGACGAACTTTTGGAATTTCTTTTCATTTCACTTTTGACGATCAGCATCACCCTTGACTTGGCTCCGCTCTCGCTTTCAAACCATAATTCTCCGCCAACTTCTTTAGCCCGGCTATTTAGCCGTAGGTGCAACAGCCTCAAATTCGTTTATTCCAGATAATTTTCTATTTTTAGCTTTTTGTTTTCGATATAAAAACAGGCACATCCGTCGTCGGGTCGTATTCTTTCTCAAATCGAGGCGACCAGGAGGAGCATAGTGAAGGCGTACTTCTAGTACGTCGAACTGTGTGACGACGCAGGCAACGAAGAGTTGGGGAAGAAGACGACTCGACCTATATATAGTTTTCGAGGAGGAGACTAAGAGTCTTTTCCACACTCCCCGGCTCCTTCTCCTCCATCTCCCTAATGGCTTTTTTAATGCGGTAATAAGAAAGCTCGTCCTTAAGATCGTCCAGGCTCCTATACATCCCGGCCCTTCTGCCGAAGCGGTAGACGAGTTTTTGCTCTGCCGGCATGGCGAGAAAGCGATCTATGACGGCGATCATGCGCTCCTTGTCTTCGGGGAGCTTTCCTTCCACGTCTTCCAGGAGATTGAGTATATGGTCGCTCTTGATTTCGCTCGTAATGCCTTCGAGGCTTTCGAGGAGGAATCTTTCCTCCAGGAGGATCTCTTCATCCTGGGGGATGTGAAACTCGCCCTTTGCGACTTTGTCGTAGAGGGGCATGTCTTTCAGGATCTTGAGGGTCCTGATCCTGATGAAATCGGGGTTGATTTTATTGAGGGCATCGGCGGTCTGACGCGCATGGTCCCGCC
The sequence above is drawn from the Syntrophorhabdaceae bacterium genome and encodes:
- a CDS encoding tetratricopeptide repeat protein; the protein is WQNSSFSVAQATAEAADYIAPEIDRQLKFLPLEVLFLRGMAARARKDTEGQLKYFRIVWEKGRPGKIFGIAAHFFGLLVKDKGIAERALRDSIKFTGPEHQAQVYHSLGNLLSKDRKRWEEAELAYGTSIELDRFPESQAETYHSLGNLLSKNRKRWEEAEKAYVMSLELSTRPEDQAQVYHSLGNLLSKDKERWEEAELAYDTSLELRTEGKYKGQVLASWANLLSKFNDSKAEDLAVKKALDSLRLDPGNPWTNGVCYRILAEIYEKRHEINNAIDYYELLLKTDIKLRKWAFVERIEFKIAQLRKLL